A single region of the candidate division WOR-3 bacterium genome encodes:
- a CDS encoding MBL fold metallo-hydrolase: MSDSIIKTFIVGYIETNMYLVHNHKTGIIIDPGFIETESESLIKKIKNEVFEIPMVILTHCHFDHISGCPILKKEFKSRIYCHRLDEEKLLDPQKSGAIYFGVSGTPLKPDGYLEDGQVIKIDGNILKIIHTPGHTSGGISILLNDKYLFSGDTIFKGGIGRTDLYDGDYDIEINSIVNKILILPEDTIIYPGHGPSTTVRQERRNF, encoded by the coding sequence ATGAGTGATTCTATCATCAAAACTTTCATCGTGGGCTATATTGAAACAAATATGTATTTAGTCCATAATCACAAAACCGGCATCATTATTGATCCTGGTTTTATTGAAACTGAATCTGAATCATTGATCAAAAAAATCAAAAATGAAGTATTTGAAATCCCTATGGTCATCCTAACCCATTGTCATTTTGATCATATTTCAGGCTGTCCAATCTTAAAAAAAGAATTCAAAAGCAGAATCTATTGCCATAGACTTGATGAAGAAAAACTTCTTGACCCGCAAAAAAGCGGTGCTATATATTTTGGGGTATCAGGTACTCCTTTAAAACCGGATGGCTATCTTGAAGATGGACAGGTTATAAAAATTGATGGGAATATATTAAAGATTATTCACACCCCGGGTCATACGAGCGGTGGGATATCAATTCTTTTGAATGATAAATATCTCTTCAGTGGTGATACAATATTTAAAGGCGGCATCGGGAGAACCGACCTTTATGATGGAGATTATGATATCGAAATAAATTCAATAGTGAACAAAATCTTGATTCTGCCTGAAGATACGATTATCTATCCCGGACACGGTCCATCCACAACAGTCCGACAGGAAAGAAGAAACTTCTAA
- a CDS encoding secondary thiamine-phosphate synthase enzyme YjbQ — protein sequence MPFYEFTISTNKSEELIDITSEVEKIVSGSKIKNGIVHIFIPHATAGVILNESADPNIKTDFLNALERAIPKRANYLHDHIDRNAAAHIRSAIVGSSLTIPLRNGGMILGTWQSIMFCEFDGPRRTRRIIVQIIAEPSISTS from the coding sequence ATGCCTTTTTATGAATTTACGATTTCAACAAATAAGAGTGAAGAGTTGATTGATATCACCAGCGAAGTTGAAAAAATTGTCTCTGGCTCAAAGATCAAAAATGGCATCGTCCATATCTTCATTCCCCATGCCACTGCGGGTGTGATATTAAATGAAAGTGCAGACCCGAATATCAAAACCGATTTTTTAAATGCACTTGAGCGGGCAATCCCCAAAAGGGCGAACTATCTCCATGACCACATTGACCGCAATGCTGCTGCACATATCCGCAGTGCTATCGTCGGTTCAAGTTTGACAATTCCACTGAGAAATGGTGGGATGATTTTGGGCACCTGGCAATCAATTATGTTCTGCGAATTTGATGGTCCCCGCCGAACCCGTAGAATCATCGTTCAAATAATAGCAGAACCCTCTATTTCCACTTCGTAA
- the hutI gene encoding imidazolonepropionase, with translation MAILLSRAKQVLTMNDGIGLISDCSVLIENDIIKKVGRFSESNFKGEIIDCTGYVLTPGLIDAHTHLVFAGTREDEFALRLEGVKYETIAQKGGGILKTVAMTRAASEDDLYKLAVERVKKIIRHGTTTIEIKSGYGLSLSEELKILRVIRRLKENMPIDIVPTYLIHAIPKLMKRQDYVDMQCAEMLPEVARRQLAEFCDIFCDKTAFTKSESEKILKRARELGFALKMHTDELANIGGATLAAKLGCVSAEHLIYTTKSGIRDLRRANVIPVLLPGTSLYLQSKQKPRMHDFIKLELPIAFATDFNPGTCMIYSMPKIIALACLVYRAPIEVALMGATINGARALKRDDKIGKIKPNFQADLVVWNVNDYRKIPYQFGEDLIKMVIKRGKIIHETNS, from the coding sequence ATGGCTATTTTATTAAGTCGGGCAAAACAAGTTCTTACGATGAATGATGGTATTGGTTTAATATCCGACTGTTCGGTACTTATTGAAAATGATATCATCAAAAAAGTCGGGCGGTTCAGCGAGTCTAATTTTAAAGGAGAAATAATCGATTGCACTGGTTATGTTTTGACTCCGGGGCTTATTGATGCTCATACCCATCTGGTCTTTGCTGGTACCCGGGAAGATGAATTTGCCTTGCGGCTTGAAGGAGTGAAATACGAAACAATTGCCCAAAAAGGTGGGGGTATCTTGAAAACCGTAGCGATGACGCGCGCGGCTTCTGAAGACGACCTTTATAAACTTGCGGTAGAGCGAGTCAAAAAAATCATCCGTCATGGCACTACTACGATCGAGATAAAAAGTGGCTATGGACTGTCTCTGTCGGAAGAATTGAAGATATTGCGGGTAATAAGAAGATTGAAGGAGAACATGCCAATTGATATCGTTCCCACTTACTTGATCCATGCCATTCCTAAACTTATGAAGCGTCAGGATTATGTTGATATGCAGTGCGCCGAGATGTTACCGGAAGTGGCCCGACGGCAACTCGCTGAATTCTGTGATATTTTCTGTGATAAGACCGCTTTTACCAAGAGCGAAAGTGAGAAAATACTTAAACGTGCGCGGGAACTTGGTTTTGCCCTTAAGATGCATACCGATGAATTAGCCAATATTGGTGGCGCGACGCTTGCTGCAAAACTTGGTTGTGTTTCCGCCGAACACCTTATTTATACAACTAAGTCAGGAATAAGGGATTTAAGAAGGGCTAATGTGATACCAGTGTTGTTACCGGGCACATCCCTTTATCTTCAGAGCAAACAAAAACCACGAATGCACGATTTCATAAAATTGGAACTGCCCATCGCCTTTGCTACCGACTTTAATCCGGGAACATGTATGATTTATTCCATGCCCAAGATAATTGCCCTCGCCTGTTTAGTCTATCGAGCTCCAATCGAAGTTGCCCTGATGGGTGCGACGATTAATGGGGCTAGGGCTTTGAAAAGGGATGATAAAATCGGAAAAATAAAACCCAATTTTCAAGCCGACCTGGTGGTATGGAATGTCAATGACTACCGTAAAATTCCTTATCAATTTGGTGAAGATTTGATTAAAATGGTGATAAAAAGGGGGAAGATAATCCATGAAACAAATAGTTGA
- a CDS encoding M55 family metallopeptidase: protein MAKRFNIFISFDLEGISGVTSWKEMRKDSPDLLRIRRLATQEVNAAIRGVKKSGMEIGEILICDSHASGENLLIEELEPGVELIKGTHRNYYMMEGLNENFDVVFFIGYHAMVGTEDGMMDHSYSSSLIYNIKINGQYVGESEINAGIAGHYGVPLGLVSGDDKLIQEIKRFFGTGVETVITKSSISRFCAKCRHPDDVQKEIELKAGRVVRKINKLKPFKFKYPINAEVEMINSLFGDAIKSLPGLKRVSARKFSFKSKNILEFYRHLMLICDLAGYANYTTSPS, encoded by the coding sequence ATGGCAAAGAGATTTAATATTTTCATTTCTTTTGATTTAGAAGGAATAAGTGGTGTAACATCCTGGAAGGAGATGAGAAAGGATTCGCCGGATTTATTACGCATCCGCAGGCTCGCAACCCAAGAAGTGAATGCAGCAATTCGTGGTGTAAAAAAGAGCGGAATGGAAATCGGCGAAATCCTCATCTGCGATTCTCATGCATCGGGTGAGAATCTATTGATAGAAGAACTTGAGCCTGGCGTGGAACTGATAAAGGGGACTCACCGAAACTACTATATGATGGAAGGACTTAATGAAAACTTTGATGTAGTATTTTTCATCGGTTATCATGCAATGGTTGGAACAGAAGACGGAATGATGGACCATTCTTATTCTTCAAGTCTGATTTATAACATCAAAATAAATGGGCAGTATGTTGGAGAATCCGAGATAAATGCCGGGATTGCGGGGCATTATGGTGTTCCTTTAGGATTGGTTTCAGGTGATGATAAACTTATTCAGGAGATTAAAAGATTTTTTGGGACTGGAGTTGAAACAGTCATTACCAAATCCAGTATTTCCAGATTCTGTGCAAAATGTCGGCATCCGGATGATGTTCAAAAAGAAATAGAATTAAAGGCGGGACGGGTAGTAAGAAAGATAAATAAACTGAAGCCCTTTAAGTTTAAATACCCAATAAATGCGGAAGTTGAGATGATTAATTCACTCTTCGGTGATGCGATAAAGAGCCTGCCCGGATTAAAAAGGGTCTCGGCAAGAAAATTTTCATTCAAATCAAAGAATATTCTCGAATTCTACCGCCACCTAATGCTCATCTGCGACCTGGCGGGTTATGCGAATTATACTACTTCTCCATCTTAG
- a CDS encoding pyruvate kinase alpha/beta domain-containing protein, which translates to MRKEIVYFDKPGRHNTKETIELALKRAEELKIEDIVIATCTGYSARVLLQKAKNKNIIAVTHQAGFVKPGETEIKPEVVEFLKKKGVKVYTGTHFFGGFGRAIRFKFGGLEPEEIAANTLRIFGEGVKVAVEIAIMALDAGLISYGKEIISIGGTGSGADTAIVCVPRHGKDFFNFEVREIICKPRKR; encoded by the coding sequence ATGCGAAAAGAAATTGTCTATTTTGACAAACCGGGAAGACATAACACCAAAGAGACTATCGAGTTGGCTTTAAAAAGGGCTGAAGAGCTGAAGATTGAAGATATCGTCATTGCAACATGTACTGGTTATTCCGCAAGGGTTTTATTGCAAAAGGCGAAGAACAAAAATATTATTGCCGTTACCCATCAAGCAGGTTTCGTCAAACCTGGAGAAACAGAAATAAAACCCGAAGTTGTCGAATTTTTGAAGAAAAAAGGGGTCAAGGTATATACGGGAACCCATTTTTTTGGAGGATTCGGCCGTGCCATCCGATTTAAATTCGGTGGTCTTGAGCCCGAAGAGATCGCGGCAAATACCTTAAGGATATTTGGTGAAGGGGTAAAGGTTGCTGTAGAGATTGCAATAATGGCGCTTGATGCGGGTTTAATTTCCTACGGGAAGGAGATTATCTCAATTGGAGGAACAGGTTCCGGGGCTGATACTGCAATTGTGTGTGTGCCGAGACACGGGAAGGATTTCTTCAATTTTGAAGTAAGGGAGATAATCTGCAAGCCAAGGAAGAGATGA
- a CDS encoding DUF362 domain-containing protein produces the protein MRSKVAVIKTSPKTVLGDIERCLELAEVEKHLPKEIPTILKINISWHFWYPACSTTPWQLDGVVSTLLKLGYKDLIPAQNRTVVINPKLGAENNHLNSVMRKHRLRFVYLYEPEVKWIYYRPKAKMLALDKVYKDGIQIPELFIGKNAFHLPTLKTHFFTTMTGAMKNAFGGLLNDNRHWAHAVIHEALVDLLQIQKEIHPGIFCLTDGTFAGNGAGPRLMKPEIKNYILASGDSVAIDAIAAKIMGFDPMSIKFLNLAHEIGLGKAKPEEIEVVGEDISNVNFGFKVEDTFASRGQKAIYWGFLKPLEHLLLRTPIVPWSYLASRAYHDFYWYNVRGKPIVRKFLRTEWGRLFESYK, from the coding sequence ATGAGATCAAAGGTAGCAGTGATAAAGACCAGCCCCAAAACAGTTTTGGGAGACATTGAGCGATGCTTGGAGCTTGCTGAAGTTGAAAAACATTTACCTAAAGAAATTCCGACTATTTTAAAAATAAATATCTCCTGGCACTTCTGGTATCCTGCCTGTTCTACAACACCCTGGCAACTTGATGGTGTAGTATCTACGCTTCTCAAACTCGGTTATAAAGATTTAATTCCTGCCCAGAATCGAACCGTGGTGATTAATCCAAAACTCGGTGCTGAGAATAATCATTTAAATTCAGTGATGCGTAAACATAGATTGAGATTCGTGTATCTCTACGAGCCAGAAGTAAAATGGATATATTACCGACCAAAGGCAAAGATGCTGGCACTTGATAAAGTGTATAAAGATGGTATTCAGATACCCGAACTATTTATTGGTAAGAATGCATTTCACTTACCCACATTAAAAACTCATTTCTTTACGACAATGACCGGGGCAATGAAGAATGCCTTTGGTGGATTATTGAATGATAATCGGCACTGGGCCCATGCTGTCATCCATGAAGCACTCGTCGATTTATTGCAGATCCAAAAAGAAATCCATCCGGGGATATTCTGTTTAACCGATGGGACTTTTGCTGGAAATGGTGCGGGTCCCAGATTGATGAAGCCTGAGATAAAAAACTATATCTTAGCCAGTGGTGATTCGGTGGCGATTGATGCGATTGCCGCAAAAATTATGGGGTTTGACCCGATGAGTATAAAATTTCTGAATTTAGCACACGAAATAGGATTGGGAAAAGCAAAACCAGAAGAAATAGAAGTTGTAGGAGAAGATATCAGTAATGTAAATTTTGGTTTCAAGGTTGAGGACACATTTGCCTCAAGAGGGCAAAAGGCGATATACTGGGGATTTTTAAAGCCCTTGGAACATTTACTTCTACGTACGCCGATCGTCCCTTGGTCATATTTGGCTTCCCGTGCCTACCATGACTTTTACTGGTATAATGTTCGGGGTAAACCAATCGTCAGGAAATTTTTACGCACTGAATGGGGAAGACTTTTTGAGTCGTATAAATAA